Sequence from the Amaranthus tricolor cultivar Red isolate AtriRed21 chromosome 16, ASM2621246v1, whole genome shotgun sequence genome:
TCTACTTGTTGCACCCGTGCTTTTAAGCCTAGGGCCTTATGCCTTTAATATCGACTGCCAAGTCCTCATATAAATTTGTGTCACCCGCTTTCATATATCCTATCCTCATTTTCTTATCTTCAACTTGAGCAATGGCGTCGTTGATCCTCGGAACCACTTCCATGGCTTCCCATCCAATTTCTCTCTCATTCTCCTCTTCTCATTCCGTCTCCGGTGTTTCTGTCTCCTCTCCTTCAACCTTTTCTCTCTCAAATCCTACCACCACTCCTCCAGCACTGCCATTGAGTAAGCACTTCCAAACTCGTAATCAGTTCATCAAGTCATCCCCAATTTCACTGTTGTAATCGGATAATTCAAGCtcaattagattttttttctataatttcTAACTTGTTGCtgtattttactttaatttggGTTTTGGTTACAGTTTACTGCGGCAGAGGTGACAGGAAGACCGCCAAAGGCAAACGATTTAATCACTCCTTTGGAAATGtcagtttttatctatttttgtTTGTCTTTCATTTGTTTAGTATTGCATTTTTAAAGTTGATAATTTACCTCTCATTTCAGCCCAATTTCTTCGGGGCAAGAAAATGAAATTAGAGGAACTTAATTTATTCATGATTTCAATGTCATCAAGTACACTTGCCTTGGGTTGGTTTTTGGAGGATTGGAATGTATGCAATATTACTTCTTATAACCAAAGAAGTTGTTTCAAATTGACATCAACGCTTAACAACAAACATCTTTTACAATCCAACATACATTCGAAATGAAGATGACTTGAGGGAAAGACGTCCAACGGTTCAAATAGGGCAGAATGACCTCTAGATCTTTCTAGATTAAATAGAATGCAAGAAGTTCCATTTATTCAATAATTTTCCTCACTTTTTCTGTTTGTCCAGTACCTATACATGTTAtgtgtagaaaatcataatgcggaAATAAATATTGGTTTGAGTTTttaatacttggtttgtattgattTATCAATAAGAGGAACATCTCCATTTATACATAGATTAGgctaaaaaaacataatattaacCTATACCTAAATAATATGAAACAAAATAACCTTAAtatcctaaatattaaaaaagtcttttaactttctaaaaacataatattctgatataataatatctttattttattctactttTTATTTTCCATCCTCAAGTTAAGTCTCAAGATTACCGAAATCGAACTTGCACAATAATTATCATATCTTCGAATCCAATCCTTTCAAAAGAAAGTCTGCTAattgatcttttgattttacaaaACGCATTTTAATGATCTCTTCGgcaaatttatcataattaattttcaatttttttgtcaaatttaatctttttttttatctatcaaTGGCTTTCTTCCATATTTGAAGGTACAAAAACGAGTCGCTGCCATTGTTATTAGTGTCATTTGAAGCAGTGATTTGAAATTTGGTGGTGAGCTTTGTTGGTGTTTGAGTTTTGAGAAGGATGGTTAGTTTAGGGGTTTTGAGAGTTTCAAGAAATGGATAAGAATTATTGGATATGGTGGATTGTAAGAAGTGATGAGAAGACGCTATTGATAGGGAAATCAAAGGAAAGTGAGGAGTAATTTTGGTATTTGATTTTTGGGTATGGTTGTTTGATTTCTGGATTTAGGGGGTTTTGATCTCGATTTTGGGTTTGATTATTTCTGggttttgatttttcttcttttacctTATCTTTTATCTCCCCCTCGCAACCTCACGCGGGATAGGGTCACTCACGGGAGGTAGCAAAATTAGCCCGAGAAAGGTGTGAATCCAAGTCCACAATTTATGGCAGTATTAGTATAGTCAAGAACATAATCAATAATGGTGGGTTCAAGACTTGCAAGGATCCAAGAGATTAATTTATCACTTTGGATCCATTGTTGATCTCTGGTGGTAGGAGGGGCGACAATGATATGATTGAGTTGCCCTCCATCATCAATTTCAGTCTGAATTTCTTTACATCACTTAgtgtaatttttgaaatttaatttttcagaaACTTCTGGCCAagtatgaatttttttgttgtatttttggaTAAGTTGGAACAAGTGTTGTTCCATTTGAGCCTTAGAAATCATAGTTCtggtttggtttgattggtttttgtttttggtttgattagtttttgttttgattagGTTTTTGTTTTGATCGATTTTGGTCGATTATGATCAATGGTAAAATACCGATAGAGTTTTTCCGTCCAGGAAAACCTTACGGcgctgataccatgttaaattgagctggacttattgtgaatgccaccATGTAATTGGGGAAATCACAAGGTACACACACTTCATaaaccaaggagatatataccatcccaaaatcatatggcaatgggaaaaaGGGCTCCAATAACTATAAAGTGTGTATACCATCTTTTAGtttgtcgatgtgggataaatcatcccaacacccccctcacatgcgaaccgccatcaagttcgcatgtgggagtaatcaattaggtagaaacgccattcttttcggacctactattttttaatttttttttgatcaaaCCATTGGCTCTGGTACCATGTAGAAAATATAATGCGgaaataaattttgatttgagttttgaatacctggtttgtattgatttatcaaaaatgaaataaaatattaacctaAATCTAAATAGTATGAAACAAAACCTTAAtatcctaaatattaaaaaatctgAACTttctaaaaaacataatattttgaaataataatatctttattttattctactttttattttcctacaatgTGTAACAAATGATCATTATGAATCCTATATGTATGTATCATCCGGGGAGGTGATATAAAGAATAGAACCTGGAGTATGAGAATAGTAAACATCAGTTGAAGTGAACAAAAAGTGTGTGCTAACATAGATTATTTGCCTTGAAATTTTAGGCAAGGCCTAAAGACAAGAAAAAGGGGAGAGGTCCTCCAAAATCTCCAGTTACTCCTCCAGTTCCTCAAGGAGATGATGAAGCTATTGAGGATTGATGATGAGTTAGCTTGTGTTGATTATAAATAGAGTTTTTTTGAGGTAATTCTTGCCCCTGTCTCCACCTGCTAGACAGCAGGATGGTATTTGAGTCAATGTAATTTTTGTTCTTTAGTGAAAAACTTCAGCTCTTGACAATGTAAACcttattttttggaaaaagtGTGTTAATTCCGCTCTGTTGCTTCATTGATAATCCTATATGATGAGCTGTTGAAAACTTTTGATTCATTCTTCTATTAGTTGATTGCAACACTGAGTTTCTATGCATTCCATTAAGACAAATATTGCTGATGTTGAAGAAATGGAAATTAGGGTAGATAGAACTGTATAAACCCGACCTCGTCTATTATTTGAACATGGAAAAACAAATttggagcattgtattgaaccCTGTAGTAATTTGGTGATGTGTGATTGAGATAAAGGCAGTTGATTTCACTTGTTTGTCGGAGTTTTTCTTTTGAGAAACGAAATATTAGAGTTTGTGGAACTAGGAGTCGTGAAAATTGTTGGAACCTGTGGAACTAGGAGTCGCGTAAAGTATTTCATGAGAGAGAAGCTGCAAATGTTGGaaaaataatacatgtaatcTCACGTCGAAAAATTAGAGAGGTTGACTAACGAAGTAGCATATAAGCTTAATGGACTActattaccaattggttttaggatgaaacTTTATCGGGTTTGTGTGCAGCCAACTCTCCTCTTATGCGGATCATGTTGTGTATAAGCCCAATAACAAGTTTATCAGCGAAGACTTCTTGTATGATTATATGCAAGCCTTTCCTAAGTTTGTGTTTTCAGCGTATGTATCATGTTTTACTCTAATCACCTGTAATGGGTTCATCACTCCATTGCCCCATCCATGGCTATACTTAGACGAACCCTATTTGAAAGGTTAAATATGTCTGCATCAGTAAGTTTCACATGATCCAGATTCTTATTTAAGATTTAGTATCTCAATCATTCAACTACAATTTTGTTTATCGTCATGTTAGAGTGAACTAATTCTGTTGAGCAGTATTGGGACTGAGGTAATTCGAAGCTACTCCCTCAGTCCCCTTAGGTTCACCTCAGGTCCTCATTTGACACTATGGGGTCAGAAGGCAATAACTAAAAGGGAGAGTAGGAGTTTCTTAAGTAGGAGACTGGATTCTTTACTCTTTCGGGACACTCAGCCTGACTCGCGTAGGTTGAAATCTCTTGTGGTTATACATCTATTACAAACAAAACTTTTCTACATATATGTTTGTAAATCGGAAATGACCTGCTAAGGTAAGCCGTAAGCCTGTTGCACATTTGAACTCGACTCGGTAGGAAGGCACTTTGAAGTTGAAATGGATCAGCTACATGTTCTCGTGTGATGGTGTGTGACCTGCAACCCACTCCTTGGAAACTTGGGTTCAGCTAACTTAAGCTGCTTTCATCTGTTTCTTGGAATTGCATTGCTGTGAGTTATTCCTCAGGGCCCAGGGGAACAAGCTTGTACACAGTATCAGCTCTTATATAGCGAATAGCGATAAAACAAGTCATCAAGCCTTTAAGAAAGGCGACCTAAGTAGACTATATTCTCTAGGAATGACAAATAAATAAAGTTGTGAAATACGAAACGACATTGTTCTCAAGTTGAGCTTCCATCCTCTTTACATTTTCTCACGTAATGAGAGCTTACATATAATGGAACGTAAGCATTCGTTCCACTTGAaattagaaaatcaaaatcatgagTGTCTTAATATTAATGATTGAATTTTCTTGATATGCTAGATACTTTATTACATTCTTTCACACCAGAGcttttttaagccaaaatataTATGCAACACATCCTCTTTAATACATGATGTCAATTTTCCACTAGAAATGAggtaaataaaattgtaaatcgtAATCATTTTGTCTCTTTACTTTCCAATATCATTTCAGAAAATCAACTCAATTTAATACtgaagctgatggttgaagcggAAATCCAAtactaattttcaaattttgatcCTCGATTTCAATGTTTTCCCAAATGTGTGAGAGACATTACATATGTTTGACACCGACATCTATAGTCAAGTCACATACTACGGACCCTCTTtgtaatataattttcatttttttgtttatttatttttttcatatgtttaacTAGAAGTGTTTAAATCAGACTTGAAAATTCGATATTTTTAATCTTGTAATCGAATTTGATTTAAtacaactttttaaaaataaatttaaaattatgtaatatGGTGTAGTTGAAATATAAAAGCACACGTTTAATCACATTTTCCTTGTAAATATCtgtgttcattattaatttttcatcacCAAAGGTCATGGCTACAATTGCCACTTGCATTACTATTAGAGCAAGAGTCAAATTAACTTTTGAAGGCGCATAATGAGTGCCATGATGATGGAGCAATAAGGAGGCAAGAAAAGGGGTGCATTGGAGATGTCTTGATCGAGGCAGCAACACCACGTGAAATCTCTATTATATCAAGTGACGAGTTTATAATTTCTTGGTGGTATtttattaatgtattgttgaattttttaatGAAATCTTTTAGTAAAATATAGTACTTCATCTATTTCAATATAGTACTTCATCTGTTGTCAACATCCTAactcaataattaatatagataattatgtataattaaaaaaatattaaaaatatatattaataaacctTATATTGAGAgtttgagacgaatcaaacaagatctcatttgactgtATTTTAACgtgagaattaaaaataaaatacaaattaagaatgattgataaatagtaaccaaaaataaatagaacaTTTAAAAAGAAACAGAAGGAGTACTATTTGAAAATTAAGTAGGTGGCCAAGACACCATTTTTATCACTCTATATGCTTATGCTTAGTTCAATCAAGAGTTTTGATCTTTTTGCTTGTATGCGCATACTTGGCTTCTTTTCATTTGGTAGCTCATTCAATGGTATACATCATTGATAAGAATGATGAAAATGCAAAGGAGAAGATGTGTCAATGGTGATGGAGCAATAAAGAGGCAAGAAGGGGGGAGTGCATAGGGGATGTCTTGATCGAGGTTGCAACACCACGTGAAATCTCCATTATAGTCAAATTGACAACTTTCTTTCATTACATGAGGATAAAGGATAACAA
This genomic interval carries:
- the LOC130803036 gene encoding 30S ribosomal protein S31, chloroplastic, whose translation is MASLILGTTSMASHPISLSFSSSHSVSGVSVSSPSTFSLSNPTTTPPALPLIYCGRGDRKTAKGKRFNHSFGNARPKDKKKGRGPPKSPVTPPVPQGDDEAIED